In Eubalaena glacialis isolate mEubGla1 chromosome 12, mEubGla1.1.hap2.+ XY, whole genome shotgun sequence, a single window of DNA contains:
- the PERP gene encoding p53 apoptosis effector related to PMP-22 yields MLGCGLACERCRWILPLLLFSAIVFDIIALAGHGWLKSDHDSQESSLWWRCILPNNCESLMDYAWGKAAAALLVCGFIILLICFILSFFALCGSQMLVLLRMIGGLLALAAVFQIICLIIYPVNYNQTFQLSKNAGITYIYNWAYGFGWAATIILTGCAFFFCCLPNYADDLLGNAKPRYFYTSP; encoded by the exons ATGCTGGGCTGCGGCCTGGCCTGCGAGCGCTGCAGGTGGATCCTGCCCTTGCTCCTGTTCAGCGCCATCGTTTTCGACATCATCGCGTTGGCCGGCCACGGATGGCTGAAGTCGGACCATGACAGCCAGGAGTCCTCGCTGTGGTGGCGGTGTATCTTACCGAACAACTGCGAAAGCCTCATGGACTATG CGTGGGGAAAGGCAGCTGCCGCCTTGCTCGTCTGTGGCTTCATCATCCTGCTGATCTGtttcatcctttctttctttgcccTCTGCGGATCCCAAATGCTTGTCCTCCTGAGAATGATTGGAGGCCTCCTGGCCCTGGCTG ctGTGTTCCAGATCATCTGCCTGATAATTTACCCTGTGAACTACAACCAGACCTTTCAGCTTTCTAAAAACGCTGGTATCACTTACATCTATAACTGGGCCTACGGCTTTGGGTGGGCGGCCACGATTATCCTGACTGGCTGTGCCTTCTTCTTCTGTTGCCTCCCCAACTATGCAGATGACCTGCTGGGCAATGCCAAGCCCAGGTACTTCTACACATCTCCTTAA